DNA sequence from the Amycolatopsis sp. Hca4 genome:
CAGTTCCACCACGGCTTCGAAGTCGGAAAACGTCATGTCGGCGAAGCTAGCGGGCACCACCGACAAAAACGGATCAGCGGAAGGCCGCGAGCCCCGTGACCGCCTGACCGAGTGACAGCGCGTGCATCTCCTCGGTGCCCTCGTACGTCAGCACCGTCTCCAGGTTCGCCATGTGCCGCATCACCGGGTACTCCAGCGAAATCCCGTTCGCGCCGAGCATCGACCGGGCCGTGCGGGCCACGTCCAGCGCCGAGCGGACGTTCGCCATCTTCCCGAAGCTGACGTGGTTGTGGTGCAGGGCGCCGGTGTCCTTCAGCCGGCCGATCTGCAGCGCCACCAGCCCGGCGCGGTTGACCTCGACGACCAGGTCGGCGAGCTTGCGCTGGGTCAGCTGGAACCCGGCCAGCGGCTTCCCGAACTGCGACCGCGAGAGCGTGTACTCCAACGCCGCTTCGTAGCACGCCCGCGCCGCGCCGACCACGCCGAACAGAATGCCGTAGCGCGCTTCGTTCAGGCAGGACAGCGGTCCGCGCAGGCCCCGCACCTCGGGGAACGCGGCCGACTCGGGCAACCGGACGCCGTCGAGGACGAGTTCGGCGGTCAGCGACGCCCGCAGCGACAGCTTGTGCTTGACCTCGTTCGCGGTGAACCCCGGCGTCGACGTCGGGACGACGAAGCCGCGGATGCCGTCGTCGGTCTGCGCCCAGACGACCGCGACGTCGGCCACGGTTCCGTTGGTGATCCACATCTTCGTGCCCGAGAGCACCCAGTCCGACCCGTCGCGGACCGCCCGCGTGCGCATCGAGCCCGGGTCGCTGCCCGCGTCCGGCTCGGTCAGGCCGAAGCAGCCCAGCGCCTCGCCGGTGGCCATCCGCGGCAGCCACTCCTGCCGGTGCTCTTCGCTGCCCCACTTGTGGATCGCGTACATCGCCAGCGACCCCTGCACCGAGACGAAGCTGCGCAGCCCCGAGTCGACGGCCTCGAGTTCACGGCACGCGATGCCGTACGCGACGGCGCTGGTGCCCGCGCAGCCGTAGCCCTCCAGGTGCATGCCGAGCAGGCCGAGCGAGCCGAAGCCCTTCGCGAGCTCGGCGGCGGGGAGGGAGCCCGTTTCGTACCAGTCGGCGACGTGGTCGAGCAGCTGGTCTTTCGCGTACGCGCGGACGGCGTCGCGGATGGCGCGTTCCTCCTCGGCGAGCCCGGCGTCGAGGTCGAGGAAGTCGTGCGGGTCAGGGGTGCGACTCATGAGGGCTCCCGGGGGACGCGTCGATGCGGCCACCGCAGGAAACCACAGTCAGGCGTCTGTCCTCCGCGTGGCGTTCGTCACGCGCGCGGCAGACGGGCCGGGCGCGTGCCGGGAGCGGGTCTGCTGGCGGGGGATCAGCAGCTCGGTGAACTGCGGGAACGGCACGCTCTCGATGTCGTCACGCCAGGCGTGCAGCATCCGGGACAGCAGGTCGTCCTCAGCCATCTTCGCCTCCTCGGCGTCCGGTCGTGCCGCCTTTGGCCACACGATCGGGTGAGGTGATACCCGGCGGGCGGGACGGTCAAACGGGGTTTCTTCAAGATCTTTTCGGGGCGTGCGTGGTCTGTGGCAGGATGGCGCTGCCGCCGCCAAGGCCTCAACTCCCGAGGAGCGCACATGCGCGCACTGCGGACGGCAAGTCTGCTCGGCTTCACCACCGCCACCCTGCTCGCGGGAACCGGCGCCACCGTCGCGACCGGCGCCACCGTGCACGGCAGCCACTGGCGGCAGGTCGGCCACACCACCGTCGAGAACCGCATCAGCGGAGAGGGCCTGGCGACCCGCCGGCTGCCGGGGCAGGCCCCCGAGCTCGTCTACCGCAACGGCGCCACCATCCCGCAGCCGCTCAAGGACGAAGGCTGGGGCCACGTCGGTGACCCCGACTCGCTGCGCGGATACGTCTTCGACGTCTACCAGGACACCCGCACCCCGGCGCCGGCCACGAAGATGTACCTGGTCACCCGGCCCGACGGGACGACCACGGAGTTCGTCCACCCGTTGCAGCCCGACGAACCGGCCGCCAACGCGAACGCCCAGGTCGCGGCCACCCCGGACGGTCAGTGGCTGGTCTCCGGTCCGCTGGGGGAGATCGACCGGCTCTACGTCTCGCCGACGCCGTTCCTCAACCCGCGCGGCCCCCGGCAGGCCGGCGACCTCCCGGTCGCCGCGCGCATCCACCTCGACCACCACATCCGCAGTGCCCAGGGCTGCGACTTCGTCGGCCCGACCCGCCTGATCTGCGCGACGAGCGACCCGTACAACGACCTGTACCCGACGAACCTGCAGCTCCTGCAGATCGACCTGCCCCGGCCCGTCAACGGCCGTGACGTCACGGCGAGGGTGCAGGAGATCGGCCAGGTCCCGCTGGTCAGCACCTGTACGGGCACCTTCACCCCCGAAGGCGTCGACTACGACGACGGCGTCCTTCGGGTCGAGGTCGTGCCGCCATCTCCGTGCAACACCGTGACCGACGTCTATTCGTTCGAACGGCTCTGAGAGGGACGGCTACGCTGGGTGGCGTGTCTCGTGTGGTGATCCTCGACTACGGTTCCGGCAACCTCCGCTCCGCCGAACGCGCTGTGGCGCGCGCGGGCGCCGATGTCGAGGTCACCGCCGATCCGCATGCCGCCGTCGAAGCCGATGGGCTGGTCGTGCCCGGGGTCGGGGCCTACTCCGCCTGCATGGCCGGGCTGCTGGACGTGCACGGGCACCGGATCATCGGCAAGCGGCTGGCCGGCGGGCGGCCCGTGCTCGGCATCTGCGTCGGCATGCAGATCCTCTTCTCCCGCGGTGTCGAGCACGGCGAAGAGACCGAGGGCACCGGCGAGTGGCCCGGCGTCGTCGACCGGCTGCACGCCGACGTCCTGCCGCACATGGGGTGGAACACCGTGCGGGCGCCCGCGGACTCGCAGCTGTTCGCCGGTCTCGACCCGGACGAGCGGTTCTACTTCGTGCACTCCTACGCCGCGCGCAAGTGGGAGCTCGACGGCCTGGCCGGGCAGGAACCCAAGGTCACCTGGGCCCAACACGGCGAAGACTTCGTCGCCGCGGTCGAGAACGGGCCGCTCTGGGCCACCCAGTTCCACCCGGAGAAGTCGGGTGACGCCGGGGCGCAGCTGCTGCGCAACTGGCTGGCGACCCTCTGACCGGGTGATCCGGGTCTCCGCCCTAGAGTTACCCGCGTGACTTTCACGCTGCTTCCCGCCGTTGATGTGGCCGATGGCCAGGCCGTCCGACTCGTCCAGGGCGAGGCCGGCACCGAAACCTCCTATGGCAGCCCGCTCGAAGCGGCGCTCGCCTGGCAGCGCGACGGCGCCGAGTGGATCCACCTGGTCGACCTCGACGCCGCCTTCGGCAAGGGCAGCAACCGCGAGCTGCTCGCCGAGGTCGTCGGCACGCTCGACGTCCAGGTCGAGCTGTCCGGCGGCATCCGCGACGACGCGTCCCTCAAGGCCGCGCTGGACACCGGGGCCCGCCGGGTCAACCTCGGCACCGCCGCGCTCGAGGACCCGGAGTGGACCTCGCGGGTCATCGGCGAGTACGGCGACCGGGTGGCGATCGGCCTCGACGTGCGCATCACCGACGCCGGCCACCGGCTCTCGGCCCGCGGCTGGACCTCCGACGGCGGCGACCTCTGGGAGGTCCTGGAGCGCCTCGACCGCGACGGCGCGTCCCGCTACGTCGTCACCGACGTCAGCAAGGACGGCACCCTCCGCGGCCCGAACCTGGAGCTGCTGCGGGACGTCGTCGCCCGCACGGACGCGCCGGTGATCGCCTCGGGCGGGGTGTCGAGCGTGGCCGATCTCGTCGCGCTGGCCGGCCTGGCCTCCGACGGTGTCGAGGGCTCGATCGTCGGGAAGGCGCTGTACGCCGGGGCGTTCACGCTGCCCGAGGCGTTGGCCGCGGTCGCAAAGGTCTAGCCGAGCCACTCCAAATGTAGTACTTTGGTCGAAGTTGTTCTACGACCGGAGCGACACCAT
Encoded proteins:
- a CDS encoding acyl-CoA dehydrogenase family protein; translated protein: MSRTPDPHDFLDLDAGLAEEERAIRDAVRAYAKDQLLDHVADWYETGSLPAAELAKGFGSLGLLGMHLEGYGCAGTSAVAYGIACRELEAVDSGLRSFVSVQGSLAMYAIHKWGSEEHRQEWLPRMATGEALGCFGLTEPDAGSDPGSMRTRAVRDGSDWVLSGTKMWITNGTVADVAVVWAQTDDGIRGFVVPTSTPGFTANEVKHKLSLRASLTAELVLDGVRLPESAAFPEVRGLRGPLSCLNEARYGILFGVVGAARACYEAALEYTLSRSQFGKPLAGFQLTQRKLADLVVEVNRAGLVALQIGRLKDTGALHHNHVSFGKMANVRSALDVARTARSMLGANGISLEYPVMRHMANLETVLTYEGTEEMHALSLGQAVTGLAAFR
- the hisH gene encoding imidazole glycerol phosphate synthase subunit HisH produces the protein MVILDYGSGNLRSAERAVARAGADVEVTADPHAAVEADGLVVPGVGAYSACMAGLLDVHGHRIIGKRLAGGRPVLGICVGMQILFSRGVEHGEETEGTGEWPGVVDRLHADVLPHMGWNTVRAPADSQLFAGLDPDERFYFVHSYAARKWELDGLAGQEPKVTWAQHGEDFVAAVENGPLWATQFHPEKSGDAGAQLLRNWLATL
- the priA gene encoding bifunctional 1-(5-phosphoribosyl)-5-((5-phosphoribosylamino)methylideneamino)imidazole-4-carboxamide isomerase/phosphoribosylanthranilate isomerase PriA translates to MTFTLLPAVDVADGQAVRLVQGEAGTETSYGSPLEAALAWQRDGAEWIHLVDLDAAFGKGSNRELLAEVVGTLDVQVELSGGIRDDASLKAALDTGARRVNLGTAALEDPEWTSRVIGEYGDRVAIGLDVRITDAGHRLSARGWTSDGGDLWEVLERLDRDGASRYVVTDVSKDGTLRGPNLELLRDVVARTDAPVIASGGVSSVADLVALAGLASDGVEGSIVGKALYAGAFTLPEALAAVAKV